One Streptomyces lincolnensis genomic region harbors:
- a CDS encoding ABC transporter substrate-binding protein, with the protein MLQRSPLRRLGRLIAVPLSVLLGTAVLAACGSDGSSDSADTAKASGASSAAFPRTLKTVMGDVKIPSQPKRVVVLDTGELDDVTLLGIDPVGAVAPHFKTEGGFPTYLKGELKDTADVGPLLEPNLEKIASLRPDLILSSKVRHEKVYDKLSAIAPTVFTETTGGVWKQNLKVHAQALGLEKEATAKLTEYETQAKALGAAIRKKDGGTMPTASVVRFIAGPTRLYASNSYSGVVLNDIGLKRPASQVSTDPEVTMKDVSPEQIDQADADLVFVTSADTDDKTQKAQVTSNPVWKSLPAVKDGKVFEVPDETWMSGIGVQAAEQMLKDVARATGVTLPAK; encoded by the coding sequence ATGCTTCAGCGCTCTCCCCTGCGCAGACTCGGCCGGCTGATCGCCGTGCCGCTCTCCGTCCTGCTCGGCACCGCCGTGCTGGCCGCCTGCGGCAGCGACGGTTCCTCCGACTCGGCCGACACCGCCAAGGCCTCCGGCGCCTCCTCGGCCGCCTTCCCGCGCACCCTCAAGACCGTCATGGGCGACGTGAAGATCCCGTCGCAGCCGAAGCGGGTCGTCGTCCTCGACACCGGCGAGCTGGACGACGTCACCCTGCTCGGCATCGACCCGGTGGGCGCGGTCGCCCCGCACTTCAAGACCGAGGGCGGCTTCCCGACGTACCTCAAGGGCGAGCTGAAGGACACCGCCGACGTCGGCCCGCTGCTGGAGCCCAACCTGGAGAAGATCGCCTCGCTCAGGCCCGACCTGATCCTGTCCTCCAAGGTCCGCCACGAGAAGGTCTACGACAAGCTCAGCGCGATCGCGCCGACCGTCTTCACCGAGACCACCGGCGGCGTGTGGAAGCAGAACCTGAAGGTCCACGCGCAGGCACTCGGCCTGGAGAAGGAGGCCACGGCCAAGCTCACGGAGTACGAGACGCAGGCCAAGGCGCTGGGCGCGGCCATCAGGAAGAAGGACGGCGGCACGATGCCGACCGCGTCCGTGGTCCGCTTCATCGCCGGCCCGACCCGCCTGTACGCGTCCAACTCCTACAGCGGTGTCGTCCTGAACGACATCGGCCTCAAGCGCCCGGCCTCGCAGGTCTCCACCGACCCCGAGGTCACCATGAAGGACGTCAGCCCCGAGCAGATCGACCAGGCCGACGCCGACCTGGTCTTCGTCACCTCCGCCGACACCGACGACAAGACGCAGAAGGCGCAGGTCACCTCCAACCCGGTGTGGAAGTCCCTGCCGGCCGTCAAGGACGGCAAGGTCTTCGAGGTCCCGGACGAGACCTGGATGTCCGGCATCGGCGTGCAGGCCGCCGAGCAGATGCTCAAGGACGTCGCCCGGGCCACCGGCGTGACCCTCCCGGCGAAATAA
- a CDS encoding FecCD family ABC transporter permease: MTAALLSVRTPSSSRARVRRRVLVLAVSGLATLFVLLTVSLTTGDVPMSAGTALRALVGLGDPGDVLVVQQFRAPRSVAAIVAGGGLGAAGCVLQRLFRNPLASPDVMGVTGGASLGAVALIAAGASQLLIPIGALGGGLLAALLLGVFTWGSGLAVTRLVLTGLAVQAGLAAAVNLLIVRFPAELAGSALQWTTGSVYGRTWTEVWGAGGAMVLALAAALVMHRRLAVLDLGDDSAGALGLDTSAARLHLLVVAVVLASLAAALAGPVTFVALAVPHIVRFVTGPPTAASLTLAALTGAVLLLASDLVVQHLLPIEGLPVGAVTATLGAPWLLVLMFRQASPVRRNSA; the protein is encoded by the coding sequence ATGACCGCCGCCCTCCTGTCCGTCCGTACGCCGTCCTCGTCCCGCGCCCGGGTCCGCCGCCGCGTCCTGGTGCTCGCCGTCAGCGGTCTGGCCACGCTGTTCGTGCTGCTCACCGTGTCCCTGACGACGGGTGACGTGCCGATGTCCGCGGGGACGGCGCTACGGGCCCTGGTGGGGCTCGGGGACCCCGGTGACGTGCTGGTGGTGCAGCAGTTCCGGGCGCCCCGCTCGGTGGCGGCCATCGTCGCCGGGGGCGGGCTCGGCGCGGCGGGCTGCGTCCTGCAACGGCTCTTCCGCAACCCGCTGGCCTCCCCCGACGTCATGGGCGTCACCGGCGGCGCCTCGCTGGGCGCGGTCGCGCTGATCGCCGCCGGGGCCTCGCAACTGCTCATCCCCATCGGCGCGCTGGGCGGCGGACTGCTCGCCGCGCTGCTGCTGGGCGTGTTCACCTGGGGCTCGGGGCTCGCCGTCACCCGGCTGGTGCTCACCGGGCTCGCCGTGCAGGCGGGACTGGCCGCCGCCGTGAACCTGCTGATCGTGCGCTTCCCCGCGGAGCTCGCCGGATCCGCGCTCCAGTGGACCACCGGTTCGGTCTACGGCCGGACCTGGACGGAGGTGTGGGGAGCGGGCGGTGCCATGGTCCTCGCGCTGGCCGCCGCGCTGGTGATGCACCGCAGGCTGGCCGTGCTGGACCTCGGGGACGACTCGGCGGGCGCCCTCGGTCTCGACACGTCCGCCGCCCGCCTGCACCTCCTCGTCGTCGCCGTGGTGCTGGCCTCGCTGGCGGCCGCGCTCGCCGGGCCCGTGACCTTCGTGGCGCTCGCGGTGCCGCACATCGTGCGGTTCGTGACCGGGCCCCCGACCGCCGCGTCCCTGACGCTGGCCGCGCTCACCGGGGCGGTGCTGCTGCTCGCCTCCGACCTGGTGGTGCAGCACCTGCTGCCGATCGAGGGCCTGCCGGTCGGCGCGGTCACCGCCACCCTGGGCGCGCCCTGGCTGCTGGTGCTGATGTTCCGCCAGGCCTCGCCCGTCCGAAGGAATTCCGCATGA
- a CDS encoding IucA/IucC family protein gives MSAPTATDTCEAELLTRVLSALLREDVVGLRTRSTLEHRPDGDWLRLATPGGGALLLPVAEDGFQSAYAARLPLLVRASDGAELTAYAAVLDALRALAEPEDRDGFDAFAEECRQTLETVRLHAATRDETAGRLTALHGGDPACWTGLTAALAYDTLAARLDHPVYPTSRGRSGLTEKQLRLYAPEFHPRFALRWLAVPRAALTLTGPLPAFWPTPAALGLPQVQDTHVALPVHPLTVGAPLEEALRDAGLADSALLAERTYLDVVPTLSMRTVAVAADPSVHLKLPLATATLGLRNKRSIKPGTLVDGAAGQRLLEATAAREPRFRATILHADESTYAHAGHELLAVLCRRHPAGLDGAVVTPMAALLAEAPDGRLVLDHLADRFYDGDPLRLLDACLTLLFDWQTTLFGQGVALESHQQNISLVLRPRSLRLLFKDNDGPRINTERLQAVLPGPWGFDDPRTFGRDDSAVTDLFTTITLHLCAGAYAFGLPRHRDAVLALIRERLTEAVDRLGGEAAEQLRARVLDASALPVKAMVTAGTLLSKERSGAADINKHYTFGPNYLRNVRGSA, from the coding sequence GTGAGCGCGCCGACCGCCACGGACACCTGCGAGGCCGAGCTGCTCACCCGGGTGCTCAGCGCCCTGCTGCGCGAGGACGTGGTGGGCCTGCGCACCCGGTCCACGCTCGAACACCGGCCGGACGGCGACTGGCTTCGGCTGGCGACACCGGGCGGCGGCGCCCTGCTGCTGCCGGTCGCCGAGGACGGCTTCCAGAGCGCGTACGCCGCACGGCTGCCGCTCCTGGTGCGCGCGTCGGACGGCGCCGAACTGACCGCGTACGCGGCGGTCCTCGACGCCCTGCGCGCGCTCGCCGAGCCGGAGGACCGGGACGGCTTCGACGCGTTCGCCGAGGAGTGCCGGCAGACCCTGGAGACGGTACGGCTGCACGCGGCGACGCGGGACGAGACGGCCGGGCGGCTGACCGCGCTGCACGGCGGCGACCCGGCGTGCTGGACCGGCCTCACCGCGGCCCTCGCCTACGACACGCTCGCCGCCCGGCTGGACCACCCCGTCTACCCGACCTCGCGCGGCCGCTCCGGGCTCACGGAGAAGCAACTACGGCTCTACGCACCGGAGTTCCATCCCCGCTTCGCCCTGCGCTGGCTGGCCGTACCCCGCGCGGCCCTCACCCTGACCGGCCCGCTCCCCGCCTTCTGGCCGACCCCGGCCGCGCTCGGTCTGCCGCAGGTGCAGGACACGCATGTGGCGTTGCCCGTCCACCCGTTGACCGTCGGCGCCCCGCTGGAGGAGGCACTGCGGGACGCCGGTCTCGCGGACAGCGCGCTGCTCGCCGAGCGGACCTACCTGGACGTGGTACCCACCCTGTCGATGCGCACCGTCGCGGTGGCCGCCGATCCTTCCGTACATCTCAAACTCCCCCTGGCCACCGCCACCCTGGGCCTGCGCAACAAGCGCTCCATCAAGCCCGGCACCCTCGTGGACGGCGCGGCCGGCCAGCGCCTGCTGGAGGCGACGGCCGCCCGGGAGCCCCGGTTCCGGGCCACGATCCTGCACGCCGACGAGTCCACCTACGCCCACGCGGGGCACGAACTGCTCGCGGTGCTGTGCCGCCGCCACCCGGCCGGTCTCGACGGCGCCGTGGTCACCCCCATGGCCGCGCTCCTCGCCGAGGCCCCCGACGGACGACTGGTCCTGGACCACCTGGCCGACCGGTTCTACGACGGCGACCCTCTCCGCCTCCTGGACGCCTGTCTGACGCTGCTGTTCGACTGGCAGACGACCTTGTTCGGCCAGGGCGTCGCCCTGGAGTCGCACCAGCAGAACATCTCGCTCGTGCTGCGGCCCAGGAGCCTGCGTCTGCTGTTCAAGGACAACGACGGGCCCCGGATCAACACCGAGCGGCTGCAAGCCGTACTGCCCGGCCCGTGGGGCTTCGACGACCCCAGGACCTTCGGCCGGGACGACTCCGCCGTCACCGACCTGTTCACCACGATCACGCTCCATCTGTGCGCCGGGGCCTACGCGTTCGGCCTCCCCCGCCACCGCGACGCGGTGCTGGCCCTCATCCGCGAGCGGCTGACCGAGGCCGTGGACCGGCTGGGCGGCGAGGCCGCGGAGCAGCTGCGCGCCCGCGTGCTCGACGCGTCGGCCCTGCCGGTGAAGGCGATGGTGACCGCCGGGACGCTGCTGTCCAAGGAGCGGTCGGGAGCGGCCGACATCAACAAGCACTACACCTTCGGCCCCAACTACCTGCGGAACGTGAGGGGTTCGGCGTGA
- a CDS encoding ABC transporter ATP-binding protein, giving the protein MTTANQLSTQGLDLRYGDRLVVGGLDLTLPGGAVTAIVGPNACGKSTLLRGLSRLLAPAAGTVALDGTDIHRMSARALALRMGLLPQQPVTPEAITVEALVRLGRYPHQRLLSPWSAADQKAVDEALERTGTASLRDQPVDQLSGGQRQRAWIALALAQDTELLLLDEPTTFLDLRHQLDVLDLVAALHAEAGRTVVMVLHDLGQAARYADHMVVLKDGRLAAAGPPADVLDADLVKSVFDVDCRVIPDPETGTPLVVPRSSAVRHSAATA; this is encoded by the coding sequence ATGACCACCGCCAACCAGCTCTCCACCCAGGGCCTCGACCTGCGCTACGGCGACCGGCTCGTCGTCGGCGGGCTCGACCTCACCCTGCCCGGCGGGGCCGTCACCGCGATCGTGGGCCCCAACGCCTGCGGCAAGTCCACGCTGCTGCGCGGTCTGAGCCGGCTGCTGGCACCGGCGGCCGGCACGGTCGCCCTGGACGGCACCGACATCCACCGCATGTCCGCCCGCGCGCTGGCCCTGCGGATGGGCCTGCTGCCGCAGCAGCCGGTCACGCCCGAGGCGATCACCGTCGAAGCCCTCGTCCGGCTCGGCCGGTATCCGCACCAGCGGCTGCTGAGCCCCTGGTCGGCCGCCGACCAGAAGGCCGTGGACGAGGCCCTGGAGCGCACCGGTACGGCGTCCCTGCGCGACCAGCCCGTCGACCAGCTGTCCGGCGGGCAGCGCCAGCGCGCCTGGATCGCGCTGGCGTTGGCGCAGGACACCGAACTGCTGCTGCTCGACGAGCCGACCACCTTCCTCGACCTGCGGCACCAGCTCGACGTCCTCGACCTGGTGGCCGCCCTGCACGCCGAGGCGGGCCGCACCGTGGTGATGGTGCTGCACGACCTCGGACAGGCCGCCCGCTACGCGGACCACATGGTGGTCCTCAAGGACGGCCGCCTCGCCGCCGCCGGCCCTCCCGCCGACGTCCTGGACGCCGACCTCGTCAAATCCGTGTTCGACGTGGACTGCCGGGTGATCCCCGACCCCGAGACCGGCACTCCGCTGGTCGTCCCGAGAAGCAGCGCGGTACGGCACTCCGCCGCGACCGCCTGA
- a CDS encoding FecCD family ABC transporter permease, which translates to MSFRAFRHTTLFLVGLGALALCAALSLALGARSVPLSTVADALFGHARGRDALVVTGLRLPRTVIGLAVGAALGVAGAVAQAVTRNPLASPTTLGINAGAGFAVVVAIFALKLNSPAEYVWFAFAGAAGAALFAQALARRAGDIDPVRLALGGTVLQLVLLSWTSAVMLLNQRTLDEARFWLAGSLSGRTFDVLWPVLPTLVLGLLVALAISPALNALALGDDAAQALGVPVARIRLAGGVAVVLLAGSAVAVAGPVAFIGLAAPHLVRPLLGGDHRLLVPGCLIAGPLLLLGADVVGRLVIRPSELEVGIVTAFLGAPLLALLARKVTR; encoded by the coding sequence CAACCCTCTTTCTCGTCGGCCTCGGCGCCCTGGCGCTGTGCGCCGCCCTGAGCCTCGCCCTCGGCGCCCGCTCGGTCCCCCTGTCCACGGTGGCCGACGCGCTGTTCGGGCACGCCCGGGGACGGGACGCCCTCGTGGTGACCGGGCTGCGCCTGCCGCGTACGGTCATCGGCCTCGCGGTCGGCGCGGCGCTCGGGGTCGCGGGTGCCGTCGCCCAGGCGGTCACGCGCAATCCGCTCGCCTCGCCGACCACCCTCGGCATCAACGCGGGCGCGGGATTCGCGGTCGTCGTCGCGATCTTCGCGCTGAAGCTGAACAGCCCCGCCGAGTACGTGTGGTTCGCCTTCGCCGGAGCGGCGGGAGCCGCCCTGTTCGCCCAGGCGCTGGCCCGCCGGGCGGGGGACATCGACCCCGTACGGCTGGCTCTCGGCGGGACCGTGCTCCAACTGGTACTGCTGTCCTGGACGTCGGCGGTGATGCTGCTGAACCAGCGCACCCTCGACGAGGCGCGCTTCTGGCTCGCCGGGTCGCTGTCCGGGCGCACCTTCGACGTGCTCTGGCCGGTGCTGCCCACCCTCGTCCTCGGCCTGCTGGTCGCCCTCGCCATCTCCCCCGCCCTCAACGCCCTCGCCCTGGGTGACGACGCGGCCCAGGCGCTGGGCGTGCCGGTGGCCCGGATCCGGCTCGCCGGCGGAGTCGCGGTCGTCCTGCTCGCCGGGTCGGCGGTCGCCGTGGCCGGGCCGGTCGCCTTCATCGGGCTCGCGGCCCCCCATCTCGTGCGGCCACTGCTCGGCGGCGACCACCGGCTGCTGGTGCCCGGCTGCCTGATCGCCGGCCCGCTGCTGCTCCTCGGGGCCGACGTCGTCGGCCGTCTGGTGATCCGCCCCTCGGAGCTGGAGGTCGGCATCGTGACCGCGTTCCTCGGCGCGCCGTTGCTGGCCCTGCTGGCCCGGAAGGTGACCCGATGA
- a CDS encoding MFS transporter, giving the protein MSAQALRLPGTSFGRGRVHAVAGCYFVASFAALGLPPYLTEILPELGDRQARWAGVLYVVPTVFGALGAPFWGRLADRYGRKRLLLRAQLGLAVAFLLAGWADSLATFTLALVLQGVLGGTFAASNGYLGAALEGPALSKALTLMQGSARAALVAAPIVVGSLSGWLSPHRQYALLAVLPLTAALLLAALPEPEPTVREPDEKESAPVCETAPVVSLKTLYALEFAFVFSTVISFPYLIALVDDRIPGASPLLSGVLFALPHLCYLVAALAVHSAFRDRPRTGLALGFACIALGLAGHGVAGSLPELIAVRLLLGAGLTFGLVCLQILAADCARGRAPGGMFGSLEFFSKAGAVAAGLAAAAGSARYGPAAPVLTGGAAAAVTVLAITLPPLTYRTGRSR; this is encoded by the coding sequence GTGAGCGCCCAAGCATTGCGGTTGCCCGGTACGTCGTTCGGCCGGGGCCGGGTCCACGCGGTGGCCGGCTGCTACTTCGTGGCCTCCTTCGCCGCGCTCGGGCTGCCGCCGTATCTCACCGAGATCCTGCCGGAGCTGGGCGACCGGCAGGCCCGCTGGGCGGGAGTGCTGTATGTCGTGCCGACCGTGTTCGGCGCGCTGGGCGCCCCGTTCTGGGGGCGGCTCGCCGACCGCTACGGGCGAAAACGGCTGCTGCTGCGCGCCCAGTTGGGGCTGGCCGTGGCCTTCCTGCTGGCGGGCTGGGCGGACTCCCTGGCCACCTTCACGCTGGCGCTGGTGCTCCAGGGCGTCCTGGGCGGCACGTTCGCCGCGTCCAACGGTTATCTGGGCGCCGCCCTGGAGGGCCCGGCCCTGTCCAAGGCGCTCACCCTGATGCAGGGCAGCGCGCGGGCCGCCCTGGTGGCGGCGCCGATCGTGGTCGGTTCGCTCTCCGGCTGGCTGTCGCCGCACCGCCAGTACGCGCTGCTCGCCGTACTGCCGCTGACGGCCGCGCTGCTGCTGGCGGCGCTGCCCGAGCCGGAGCCGACCGTCCGCGAGCCCGACGAGAAGGAGTCGGCGCCCGTTTGCGAGACGGCGCCCGTCGTATCGCTGAAGACGCTGTACGCCCTGGAGTTCGCCTTCGTCTTCTCCACGGTCATCTCCTTCCCGTATCTGATCGCCCTCGTCGACGACCGAATACCGGGGGCCTCCCCGCTGCTGTCCGGCGTGCTCTTCGCCCTGCCCCACCTGTGCTACCTGGTGGCGGCGCTGGCGGTGCACTCCGCCTTCCGCGACCGCCCGCGGACCGGTCTCGCGCTCGGCTTCGCCTGCATCGCGCTCGGGCTCGCCGGACACGGCGTGGCCGGATCACTGCCAGAGCTGATCGCCGTACGCCTGCTGCTGGGCGCCGGTCTCACCTTCGGGCTGGTGTGCCTCCAGATACTGGCGGCCGACTGTGCACGGGGCCGGGCGCCCGGCGGGATGTTCGGCTCGCTGGAGTTCTTCTCCAAGGCCGGCGCGGTCGCCGCCGGCCTGGCCGCGGCGGCGGGCAGCGCCCGCTACGGCCCGGCCGCCCCCGTGCTGACCGGTGGTGCCGCGGCCGCCGTCACCGTTCTCGCGATCACTCTCCCCCCGCTCACGTACCGCACTGGCAGGAGCCGTTGA
- a CDS encoding ATP-grasp domain-containing protein, whose amino-acid sequence MRLYLLALNPTDSVTEGFLPAAARLGLDVTVLTDQPDAHRSAYPDIEILECDVRDFRAVITRISTHHRPDGVFTNSDHLQTQAALAAAYFDLPGKDWRATLRCKDKAEMRRRLAGAGVDTVWSAELTEPTALDAPYPCVVKPREGVASEDVVLVENAEELVVHTKEILDRRPGAVLVVEEYLPGELFTLETLGDGEHRHVLGGFHTELSPPPYFIEETLTFVPAHPEPVVSQVLAQLDALGVGFGACHTEFVVHAGRARIIEVNYRAIGDQCDLLLARLLDVPLFEHILRTHLGERLPADLGARRDGAARLEYPCAQRAGTLTDAPTATELTIEGVHLTYRPLRAVGERHELYRTNRDYLGVLRAVGTDQPTVDRVSAAFLAARRWEIQP is encoded by the coding sequence ATGCGCCTGTACCTGCTCGCCCTCAATCCGACCGACTCCGTCACCGAGGGCTTCCTGCCCGCCGCCGCCCGGCTGGGCCTGGACGTCACCGTCCTCACCGACCAGCCCGACGCGCACCGCTCCGCCTACCCGGACATCGAGATCCTGGAGTGCGACGTCCGCGACTTCCGGGCCGTGATCACCCGGATCTCCACACACCACCGGCCCGACGGCGTCTTCACCAACAGCGACCACCTCCAGACCCAGGCCGCCCTGGCCGCCGCCTACTTCGACCTGCCGGGCAAGGACTGGCGGGCCACCCTGCGCTGCAAGGACAAGGCCGAGATGCGGCGCCGGCTGGCCGGCGCCGGCGTGGACACCGTGTGGTCGGCCGAGCTCACCGAACCGACGGCGCTCGACGCCCCGTACCCGTGCGTGGTCAAACCGCGCGAGGGCGTGGCCAGCGAGGACGTCGTCCTGGTCGAGAACGCCGAGGAACTGGTCGTCCACACCAAGGAGATCCTGGACCGGCGTCCCGGTGCCGTCCTGGTGGTCGAGGAGTACCTGCCCGGCGAGCTGTTCACCCTGGAGACCCTGGGCGACGGGGAGCACCGCCATGTGCTGGGCGGCTTCCACACCGAGCTGTCGCCGCCGCCGTACTTCATCGAGGAGACCCTCACCTTCGTCCCCGCGCATCCCGAGCCGGTCGTGTCCCAGGTGCTGGCCCAGCTGGACGCACTGGGCGTCGGGTTCGGCGCCTGCCACACCGAGTTCGTGGTGCACGCGGGCCGGGCCCGGATCATCGAGGTCAACTACCGGGCCATCGGCGACCAGTGCGATCTGCTGCTCGCCCGGCTGCTGGACGTCCCGCTGTTCGAGCACATCCTGCGCACGCATCTGGGCGAGCGGCTGCCCGCCGACCTGGGCGCCCGCCGGGACGGCGCGGCGCGGCTGGAGTACCCGTGCGCGCAGCGGGCCGGGACGCTGACCGACGCCCCCACCGCCACCGAACTCACCATCGAGGGCGTGCATCTGACGTACCGTCCGCTGCGTGCGGTGGGCGAGCGGCACGAGCTGTACCGCACCAACCGGGACTACCTCGGCGTGCTGCGGGCCGTCGGCACCGACCAGCCGACCGTGGACCGGGTCTCGGCCGCTTTCCTGGCGGCCCGGCGCTGGGAGATCCAGCCGTGA